The following proteins come from a genomic window of Pararhodobacter sp.:
- a CDS encoding NAD(P)/FAD-dependent oxidoreductase, translating to MTWDVIVLGAGAAGFMAGIEAARRGRRVLILDHAKFPGEKIRISGGGRCNFTNLHIAPERFLSQNPRFALSSLRRFTQHDFIARINAAGIAWHEKTLGQLFCDGSARQVVDMLVRDFARAGGELRLGVSVNSVAPGFRVDTSDGVFSAASVVVATGGKSIPKMGATGFGYGVAQAFGLRLVETRPGLVPLTFTDTQLDWMKPLAGIAVQARVGLAGAKISFDEGLLFTHRGLSGPSVLQISSYWQAGQAIVVDLAQGRDIAAEAMAARRIAGGRDLVNALDLPDKLARNVVERAGLSGRLADQSTKALASLSDAVHLWTLVPAGTEGYRTAEVTLGGVDTRDLDAKTMQARAVPGLYFVGEVVDVTGWLGGYNFQWAWSSGWAAGQVA from the coding sequence ATGACGTGGGACGTAATCGTGCTGGGCGCCGGTGCCGCCGGTTTCATGGCGGGGATCGAAGCGGCACGGCGAGGGCGTCGGGTTCTGATTCTGGATCATGCCAAGTTTCCGGGCGAAAAGATCAGGATTTCGGGTGGTGGGCGTTGCAACTTCACCAATCTTCACATCGCACCTGAGCGGTTCCTGTCGCAAAACCCGCGCTTCGCGCTGTCATCGCTGCGCCGCTTCACGCAGCACGACTTTATCGCACGGATCAATGCCGCCGGAATCGCCTGGCATGAAAAAACGCTGGGACAATTGTTCTGCGACGGATCGGCCCGACAAGTGGTGGATATGCTGGTCCGCGACTTTGCGCGGGCGGGTGGCGAATTGCGTCTGGGTGTGAGCGTCAACAGCGTGGCGCCCGGGTTTCGCGTGGATACGTCTGACGGTGTCTTTTCGGCCGCATCGGTGGTTGTGGCGACGGGCGGCAAATCGATTCCCAAGATGGGCGCAACGGGGTTTGGCTATGGCGTTGCCCAAGCATTTGGCCTCCGTCTGGTGGAAACCCGGCCCGGATTGGTTCCGCTGACCTTTACCGACACTCAGCTGGATTGGATGAAACCACTGGCCGGGATTGCCGTGCAAGCGCGCGTCGGTCTGGCCGGTGCCAAGATCAGCTTTGACGAAGGCCTGCTGTTTACCCATCGCGGCTTGTCTGGACCTTCTGTGCTGCAAATCTCCAGCTATTGGCAGGCCGGGCAGGCGATTGTCGTAGACCTCGCGCAGGGGCGCGACATCGCCGCCGAAGCCATGGCGGCGCGGCGCATTGCCGGGGGGCGGGATCTGGTGAATGCACTGGATTTACCCGATAAACTGGCGCGCAATGTTGTGGAGCGGGCTGGTTTGAGCGGGCGCTTGGCGGATCAATCCACGAAAGCCTTGGCCAGCCTTTCGGATGCGGTTCATCTCTGGACTTTGGTGCCCGCCGGAACCGAGGGCTATCGAACCGCAGAGGTCACCCTCGGCGGGGTTGATACGCGCGATCTGGACGCGAAAACCATGCAGGCGCGGGCCGTGCCGGGGCTCTATTTCGTTGGCGAAGTGGTCGACGTCACGGGTTGGCTGGGCGGGTATAATTTTCAATGGGCCTGGTCCTCGGGTTGGGCAGCGGGGCAGGTGGCCTGA
- a CDS encoding RNA methyltransferase: MGSTIRELSTEQGSSPFVVLVRPQMGENIGAAARAMLNFGLEHMRLVAPRDGWPNSSATALASGASGVLDHAGVFPDLGAALADCDYVYATTARSRDLVKPVLTPETAMAEARAMIASGKKVAVLFGPERAGLENDDVSHANAIITVPVNAEFYSLNLAQCVLLTAYEFARLGSDAPGMRLELAGADMATGIEVQKLGDHFEEKLEAAGFFHPPDKAPVMKLFLRNMYTRWSLTRGEVQALHGILRKLVRRD; this comes from the coding sequence ATGGGATCGACGATACGAGAGCTTTCAACCGAGCAGGGCAGTTCGCCTTTCGTTGTGCTGGTGCGCCCGCAAATGGGCGAGAACATCGGCGCAGCTGCGCGTGCCATGCTCAATTTCGGCCTTGAACACATGCGACTGGTGGCCCCTCGGGATGGATGGCCAAATTCCTCTGCGACGGCGTTGGCGTCAGGGGCCAGTGGCGTGCTGGATCATGCCGGGGTGTTTCCGGATCTGGGCGCGGCCTTGGCGGATTGCGACTATGTCTATGCCACGACGGCACGCTCGCGGGATTTGGTCAAACCGGTGTTGACGCCCGAGACGGCCATGGCCGAAGCCCGCGCCATGATCGCCAGCGGCAAGAAGGTCGCGGTATTGTTCGGCCCGGAACGCGCGGGGCTTGAGAATGACGATGTGTCCCACGCAAACGCGATCATCACGGTTCCGGTCAATGCCGAGTTTTATTCGCTGAACCTCGCGCAATGCGTGCTGCTCACCGCCTATGAATTTGCGCGGCTTGGCAGTGACGCGCCCGGGATGCGGCTGGAACTGGCCGGGGCCGATATGGCCACCGGCATCGAGGTGCAAAAGCTGGGCGATCATTTCGAGGAAAAGCTGGAGGCGGCGGGGTTCTTTCATCCCCCCGACAAAGCGCCCGTGATGAAACTGTTCTTGCGCAATATGTATACCCGCTGGTCACTGACGCGCGGCGAAGTGCAGGCCCTGCACGGGATCTTGCGGAAACTTGTGCGCCGGGACTGA
- the ctaA gene encoding heme A synthase — protein MAKRPIFEDVAAPPAGKPTPLPPRGIEAPSGARRAIQAWLWVLFAMVMAMIAVGGLTRLTGSGLSITEWAPLRGALPPMNAADWQAEFERYRQIDQYRLVNEGMSLGEFQVIYWWEWSHRQLGRLMGVVWAVGFLWFWLRKQIPSGWTVRLLIPGLLGGLQGAIGWWMVHSGLQDGMVAVASYRLATHLGLAFVILGVLAWYALMLGRSASALMKARRSREAKLFSMSTGLMHFAFLQIILGALVAGIDAGRGYTDWPLMAGSFLPPAMFELEPVWRNFFENDGTVQFIHRMSGYLLAIFAVVVWMRGRRSAFAQTRRAFQWVLVAMLGQIVLGIVTVMHGAPVYLGISHQFMAVLLWVLILRARLLAQYPLGGTIRG, from the coding sequence ATGGCCAAACGCCCGATTTTCGAAGACGTCGCCGCACCGCCGGCGGGAAAACCAACGCCATTGCCCCCACGCGGCATCGAGGCGCCGTCAGGCGCGCGCCGGGCAATTCAGGCGTGGCTGTGGGTCTTGTTCGCGATGGTCATGGCGATGATCGCGGTCGGGGGGCTGACACGGTTGACCGGCTCGGGCCTGTCGATCACCGAATGGGCACCGTTGCGTGGTGCCCTTCCGCCGATGAATGCCGCCGACTGGCAGGCAGAATTCGAGCGCTACCGCCAGATCGACCAATACCGGCTGGTCAATGAGGGGATGAGCCTGGGCGAGTTTCAGGTCATCTATTGGTGGGAATGGTCGCATCGGCAATTGGGCCGCCTGATGGGGGTTGTGTGGGCCGTGGGGTTCCTTTGGTTCTGGTTGCGCAAACAAATCCCTTCTGGCTGGACCGTACGCCTGTTGATCCCCGGCCTGTTGGGCGGTCTTCAGGGCGCAATCGGCTGGTGGATGGTGCATTCCGGGTTGCAAGACGGCATGGTTGCGGTGGCGTCCTATCGTTTGGCGACGCATCTGGGACTGGCTTTCGTGATCCTTGGCGTGCTGGCCTGGTACGCGTTGATGCTGGGCCGCAGCGCCAGCGCCTTGATGAAAGCCCGCCGATCGCGAGAGGCAAAGCTGTTCTCGATGTCCACAGGCCTGATGCATTTTGCCTTTCTGCAGATCATTCTGGGCGCGTTGGTGGCCGGCATCGACGCGGGACGGGGCTATACCGATTGGCCTTTGATGGCCGGGAGTTTCCTGCCGCCGGCGATGTTCGAGCTGGAACCCGTGTGGCGCAATTTCTTCGAAAACGACGGCACGGTGCAATTCATCCACCGGATGTCTGGCTATTTGCTGGCAATTTTCGCCGTCGTCGTCTGGATGCGCGGGCGCCGCAGCGCCTTTGCCCAGACCCGCCGGGCATTCCAGTGGGTTCTGGTCGCGATGCTGGGTCAGATCGTGCTGGGGATCGTGACCGTGATGCACGGGGCACCGGTGTATCTGGGCATTTCACATCAATTCATGGCGGTGCTCTTGTGGGTCTTGATCCTGCGCGCGCGGCTTTTGGCGCAGTATCCGCTGGGCGGCACAATTCGGGGATAA
- a CDS encoding carboxypeptidase M32: MTAFQNIVEHEHGTWALAQVMGRLGWDQETTMPRGAAVQRSEEMAALETVLHARRTDPRLGDWLTQAEAPDATGKAILRHAKRSFERNTRVPAKLAAELARVTSVAQGIWAEARARDDVPHFLPTLNQVIALRREEASALADGGSLYDALLADYEPGMTGHEIGAMFDRMRPRLVALREKVLGADRQPAMLTGSFGHDGQMRLSRRLAETFGYDFTRGRLDLAVHPFSSGSGSDVRITTRVSEDDPFNCLYSTIHEVGHACYEQGIDQAYAFSPLANGVSMGVHESQSRIYENQLGRSRAFTGWLFDRMREEFGDLGAKNAEQFYGAVNRVSAGYIRTESDEVQYNLHIMLRFDLERALISGDLQPGDLEAAWNDRFLSDFGVAVDRPSNGMLQDVHWSVGLFGYFPTYALGNVYAGCLMKALRRDLPKVDDDLAAGNLTAATGWLRNGVQRHGGLMEPRDTIAQACGFEPDEEPLLAYLEAKFSDLYAV; the protein is encoded by the coding sequence ATGACAGCCTTTCAAAATATCGTCGAGCACGAGCATGGCACCTGGGCTTTGGCGCAGGTTATGGGCCGGTTGGGCTGGGATCAGGAAACCACCATGCCCCGGGGCGCTGCGGTGCAACGCTCCGAGGAAATGGCGGCGCTGGAGACGGTGCTGCACGCGCGGCGCACCGATCCGCGTTTGGGCGATTGGCTGACGCAGGCCGAGGCCCCGGACGCCACGGGCAAGGCGATCTTGCGCCATGCGAAACGCTCGTTCGAGCGCAACACGCGGGTTCCCGCAAAATTGGCGGCAGAGTTGGCGCGCGTGACCTCGGTCGCGCAGGGCATTTGGGCCGAGGCGCGAGCGCGTGATGATGTGCCGCATTTCCTGCCAACCTTGAACCAGGTCATTGCGCTGCGCCGCGAGGAAGCCTCGGCTTTGGCGGATGGCGGTTCGCTTTATGACGCGCTGCTGGCTGATTATGAGCCGGGCATGACGGGCCATGAGATCGGTGCGATGTTCGACCGGATGCGCCCGCGACTGGTGGCCTTGCGCGAAAAGGTTCTGGGTGCCGATCGGCAACCAGCGATGCTGACGGGGAGCTTTGGTCACGACGGGCAAATGCGCCTGTCACGGCGCTTGGCCGAGACTTTTGGTTACGATTTCACGCGAGGGCGGCTGGATCTGGCGGTGCACCCGTTCTCATCGGGATCCGGGTCGGATGTGCGCATCACAACGCGGGTTTCCGAGGATGATCCCTTCAATTGCCTTTATTCGACGATCCATGAAGTCGGCCACGCATGTTATGAGCAGGGGATTGATCAGGCCTATGCGTTTTCACCGCTGGCAAATGGCGTCTCGATGGGGGTCCACGAGAGCCAGAGCCGGATTTATGAAAACCAGCTCGGGCGGTCGCGTGCCTTTACGGGGTGGCTGTTTGACCGGATGCGCGAGGAGTTCGGGGACCTGGGTGCCAAGAACGCCGAGCAATTTTACGGCGCGGTGAACCGGGTCAGTGCCGGGTATATCCGCACCGAATCGGATGAAGTGCAGTACAATCTGCACATCATGCTGCGGTTCGATCTGGAGCGCGCGTTGATCTCTGGCGATTTGCAACCCGGTGATCTGGAAGCGGCGTGGAACGACCGGTTCCTGTCGGATTTCGGGGTGGCTGTAGACCGGCCATCCAACGGGATGCTGCAAGACGTGCATTGGTCGGTGGGTCTGTTTGGCTATTTCCCGACCTATGCCCTGGGCAATGTCTATGCCGGATGCCTGATGAAAGCCCTGCGTCGGGATTTGCCCAAAGTGGATGATGACCTGGCGGCCGGGAATTTGACTGCCGCGACGGGCTGGTTGCGCAATGGGGTGCAGCGTCACGGCGGATTGATGGAGCCGCGCGACACGATCGCGCAGGCTTGTGGTTTCGAGCCGGATGAAGAGCCGTTGCTGGCGTATCTGGAGGCGAAGTTCAGTGACCTTTACGCGGTTTGA
- the pgl gene encoding 6-phosphogluconolactonase — translation MNFIDYADTDMMMLQVARLVSRDLRNALERRDRVLFSVPGGSTPGPIFDLLAASDLEWERVDIIPGDERWVSEDHPRSNSAQIRSRLLRGKAAAARLIPLWRDQPTPQDAIADLIADIEPLLPIDVAIVGMGADMHTASLFPGADMLERALAEDAPVAVPITAPGAAEPRITLSARVLRDAYAVHVLITGDEKNVAIHKAAKMKPIDAPIAALLGDASVHWAP, via the coding sequence ATGAATTTTATCGACTATGCTGACACGGATATGATGATGTTGCAGGTGGCGCGACTGGTGTCGCGGGACCTGCGCAATGCCCTGGAGCGACGCGACAGGGTGCTGTTTTCGGTGCCCGGCGGTTCCACACCTGGTCCGATCTTCGACCTGCTGGCCGCCTCGGATCTGGAATGGGAGCGCGTCGATATCATCCCCGGTGATGAACGCTGGGTGTCCGAGGATCATCCCCGCTCGAATTCGGCACAAATCCGGTCGCGACTGCTACGCGGCAAGGCGGCAGCGGCACGCCTGATCCCGCTTTGGCGCGACCAGCCCACGCCTCAAGACGCGATCGCCGATCTTATCGCCGATATCGAGCCTCTCCTGCCGATTGACGTCGCCATCGTCGGCATGGGGGCTGACATGCACACGGCCTCGCTGTTTCCGGGGGCGGACATGCTGGAACGCGCCCTGGCCGAGGACGCACCGGTTGCGGTGCCGATCACGGCCCCGGGCGCGGCGGAACCCCGGATCACCCTGTCGGCGCGCGTCTTGCGCGATGCCTATGCGGTTCATGTGCTGATCACCGGCGACGAGAAGAACGTGGCCATCCACAAGGCCGCGAAAATGAAGCCGATAGACGCCCCGATCGCTGCGCTTTTGGGCGATGCGTCGGTGCACTGGGCGCCTTGA
- the zwf gene encoding glucose-6-phosphate dehydrogenase: MVSRVIPVDPFDLVIFGATGDLARRKILPALCRRFAEGQMPPEARIIGAARGDMTRAEFQTMISEAFDEFMETPTLDAEARTAFLDVLDYVAIDATSDEGWPELSEKLRDGVVRAFYFSVGPSLFGPLATQLGNFGLVSTETRIVVEKPFGNDLETARALNQTLAAHFSETQVYRIDHYLGKETVQNLMAVRFANILFEPLWNARFVDHVQITVAETVGVGGRGPYYDKSGAMRDMVQNHMMQLLCLIAMEPPYRFEPDAVRDEKLKVINALDPVPPKDLVRGQYTSSAEAASYLTEVESPDSQTESYVALKVGISNWRWKGTPFYLRTGKRLRARASEIAVTFRDPPHSIFGEGAPWRANVLVIRLQPDEGMTLRVMIKEPGPGGMRLKDVALDMSFADALGEDTHIPDAYERLIMDVIRGNQTLFMRGDEVEAAWAWTDPIIAEWQNSADQPKTYDPGSSGPEDALMLLHRDGRRWREIR; this comes from the coding sequence ATGGTTTCGCGCGTTATTCCAGTCGATCCGTTCGACCTTGTCATCTTCGGTGCGACCGGCGACCTTGCGCGCCGAAAGATTTTGCCGGCCCTGTGCAGGCGCTTTGCCGAAGGGCAGATGCCACCCGAGGCGCGCATCATTGGGGCGGCGCGCGGCGACATGACGCGTGCCGAATTTCAAACCATGATCAGTGAGGCCTTTGACGAGTTCATGGAGACGCCGACCCTCGACGCCGAGGCACGAACGGCATTTCTGGACGTGCTCGATTATGTCGCAATCGACGCCACCAGCGACGAAGGCTGGCCAGAACTCAGCGAAAAACTGCGCGACGGTGTCGTGCGCGCGTTCTATTTTTCGGTTGGCCCGTCGCTGTTTGGGCCCTTGGCCACGCAATTGGGCAATTTTGGACTGGTATCCACGGAAACGCGCATCGTTGTCGAAAAACCCTTTGGCAATGATCTGGAAACTGCGCGCGCCTTGAACCAGACGCTCGCCGCCCATTTCAGTGAAACTCAGGTTTATCGAATTGACCATTACCTGGGCAAGGAAACCGTGCAGAACCTGATGGCGGTACGGTTTGCCAATATCCTTTTTGAACCGTTGTGGAATGCGCGGTTTGTCGATCACGTTCAAATAACGGTTGCGGAAACGGTTGGTGTTGGCGGGCGCGGACCCTATTACGATAAATCGGGTGCCATGCGCGATATGGTGCAGAACCATATGATGCAACTGTTGTGCCTGATCGCGATGGAGCCGCCCTATCGGTTCGAGCCTGACGCAGTTCGGGATGAAAAGCTGAAGGTCATCAACGCGTTGGATCCAGTTCCACCCAAGGATCTGGTGCGCGGACAATATACCTCGAGCGCCGAGGCGGCCTCTTATTTGACCGAGGTCGAATCCCCGGATTCGCAGACCGAGAGCTATGTCGCGCTCAAAGTGGGCATTTCGAACTGGCGCTGGAAAGGGACACCGTTCTACCTACGCACCGGCAAACGGTTGCGTGCCCGCGCGTCGGAAATCGCCGTCACTTTCCGCGATCCGCCCCACTCGATTTTTGGCGAAGGTGCGCCGTGGCGCGCGAATGTGCTGGTCATCCGGTTGCAACCCGATGAAGGCATGACGTTGCGCGTGATGATCAAGGAACCCGGTCCCGGCGGGATGCGTCTCAAGGATGTGGCACTGGATATGTCCTTTGCCGATGCTCTGGGCGAAGACACGCATATTCCGGACGCGTATGAACGCTTGATCATGGATGTGATCCGCGGCAACCAAACGCTGTTCATGCGCGGCGACGAGGTCGAGGCGGCCTGGGCCTGGACCGATCCCATCATTGCCGAGTGGCAAAATTCCGCCGACCAGCCCAAGACCTATGATCCGGGGTCGTCGGGCCCGGAAGATGCGCTTATGCTGTTGCATCGCGATGGGCGACGGTGGCGCGAGATACGTTAA
- a CDS encoding HNH endonuclease produces MDGDFRRDFVHDHAALRQFPALVLNADYRPLSYYPLSLWPWQEAIKAVWLNRVDIVAEYDQMVHSQRLDIHIPSVVVLKDYVKPRQRVAFTRFNLFLRDEFACQYCGARHDLTFDHVVPRALGGVTSWENVVAACAPCNVRKGSKTLRASGLRLRSAPYRPTAQKLIDIGRRFPPNHLHDSWADYLYWDAELDA; encoded by the coding sequence ATGGACGGCGATTTCAGGCGTGACTTTGTGCACGACCATGCAGCGCTGCGGCAGTTTCCGGCCTTGGTGCTCAACGCCGATTATCGCCCGTTGTCCTACTATCCCTTGTCGCTCTGGCCGTGGCAGGAGGCGATCAAGGCGGTCTGGTTGAACCGCGTTGATATTGTTGCGGAATACGATCAAATGGTTCACTCGCAACGGCTCGATATCCATATCCCCTCGGTTGTCGTCCTCAAGGATTACGTCAAACCCAGACAACGCGTGGCCTTTACCCGTTTCAACCTTTTCCTGCGCGATGAATTTGCCTGCCAATATTGCGGGGCGCGTCACGACTTGACCTTTGACCATGTGGTGCCGCGTGCGCTTGGTGGCGTCACGAGTTGGGAGAACGTCGTCGCGGCCTGTGCGCCTTGCAATGTGCGCAAAGGGTCCAAGACCTTGCGCGCTTCGGGGTTGCGTTTGCGTTCAGCCCCGTACCGCCCAACGGCACAAAAGCTGATTGATATCGGGCGCCGGTTTCCGCCAAATCATTTGCATGATAGTTGGGCGGACTATCTCTATTGGGACGCGGAACTCGACGCGTGA
- a CDS encoding alpha/beta hydrolase, whose amino-acid sequence MPVRPLKSARKGAPKGSVTSAVIFVHGYGANGADLLALAGPMAPNLPKTAFYAPDAPNACPGVPGGYQWFSIPRMDGSSEKSAQAGLLQAAQDLNGFIDHVMAEEGLEPSAIALVGFSQGTMMSLQVAPRREKPLGALVGFSGRLMNPDALAAEVVSKFPVFLIHGDADPMVPIEHLPEADHALKEAGFEVYGFVCQGLGHSIDNEGLSLALGFLQEMLPK is encoded by the coding sequence ATGCCCGTACGCCCGCTGAAATCCGCCCGCAAGGGTGCGCCAAAAGGGTCTGTTACCTCGGCTGTAATTTTTGTCCATGGATATGGCGCGAACGGTGCCGATCTGCTGGCGCTGGCCGGTCCCATGGCGCCGAACCTGCCCAAAACGGCATTCTATGCACCCGACGCGCCCAATGCGTGCCCGGGCGTTCCGGGCGGGTATCAATGGTTTTCGATCCCGCGCATGGATGGCTCGTCCGAGAAATCCGCGCAGGCCGGTTTGTTGCAAGCCGCCCAAGACCTCAACGGCTTCATCGATCATGTCATGGCCGAGGAGGGTTTGGAGCCTTCGGCCATCGCCTTGGTCGGGTTCTCGCAAGGCACGATGATGAGCCTTCAGGTCGCACCGCGCCGCGAAAAGCCGCTGGGGGCCCTGGTCGGGTTCTCCGGTCGGCTGATGAATCCCGACGCCTTGGCCGCCGAAGTTGTCAGCAAGTTTCCGGTGTTCCTGATCCACGGCGATGCCGATCCGATGGTTCCGATCGAGCACTTGCCCGAGGCCGATCACGCCTTGAAAGAAGCCGGATTCGAGGTTTATGGATTTGTCTGTCAGGGGCTGGGCCATTCGATCGACAACGAGGGTCTGTCGCTGGCGCTGGGGTTCTTGCAGGAAATGCTGCCTAAATAA
- a CDS encoding DNA-3-methyladenine glycosylase 2 family protein, giving the protein MNKPRLLTSDACMAEGCAYLANVEPRFAFALDLCGPPPLRRRAGGFDDLLGAIVSQQVSVASARAIKTRLEVAGYTHPDAIIAATDEDLRGQGLSRQKARYIRALAEAHIDFAALPRLSDSDIIATLTAVPGIGRWTAEVYVMFSLGRADVFAANDLALQESARLLFDLPDRPREAPMRKMSEAWSPWRTVAAGLLWHYYHHAKSREGIV; this is encoded by the coding sequence ATGAACAAACCTCGCCTTTTGACATCGGACGCGTGCATGGCTGAGGGCTGCGCATATTTGGCAAATGTCGAACCCCGATTTGCCTTTGCCCTGGATCTTTGCGGTCCACCGCCCCTGCGTCGTCGCGCCGGGGGATTTGATGATCTGTTGGGGGCGATTGTCAGCCAGCAGGTCTCGGTGGCGTCGGCACGCGCCATCAAGACCCGGTTGGAGGTGGCAGGCTACACCCATCCCGACGCCATCATCGCGGCAACGGATGAGGATCTGCGCGGACAGGGGCTGTCACGGCAAAAGGCGCGCTATATCCGTGCACTGGCTGAGGCACATATCGATTTTGCCGCCCTGCCCCGCCTGTCCGACTCCGACATCATCGCAACGCTGACCGCCGTCCCCGGAATCGGTCGCTGGACGGCCGAGGTCTATGTGATGTTCAGCCTTGGGCGCGCCGATGTCTTTGCCGCCAATGATCTGGCGTTACAGGAATCTGCGCGTTTGTTGTTTGATTTGCCGGACCGTCCGCGCGAAGCCCCCATGCGCAAGATGTCCGAGGCTTGGTCCCCCTGGAGGACGGTTGCGGCCGGGCTGTTGTGGCACTATTACCATCATGCCAAGAGCCGCGAAGGCATCGTTTGA
- the pgi gene encoding glucose-6-phosphate isomerase: MDDWAAIRARAQISSQNRIADLFDDETRADSFSVSVELPGTGPVLFDYSKTSIDAETREALLALVQTKGLESRRDAMFSGEKINETEGRAVLHTALRNLSEPVIVDGKDVIPGVRATLTRMEAFARDLRDGRIRGTGGRITDVVNIGIGGSDLGPAMAAIALAPYHDGPRIHFVSNIDGAHIGDVLEALNPETTLVIVASKTFTTIETMTNAETAKAWMARAVAEPTRQFVALSTALDKTTAFGIDPARVFGFEDWVGGRYSMWGPIGLSLMIAIGTEHFAAFLSGAAAMDQHFRSAPLAQNMPVMLALVGIWHRQVLGYTTRAVLPYDQRLSRLPAYLQQLEMESNGKRVAMDGEDLTVPSGPIVFGEPGTNGQHAFYQLIHQGTDIVPCEFLLAAKGHEPALSHQHRLLAANCLAQAEALMTGRSLDEARAMMQAAGLSGAELERQARHRVFPGNRPSTTLIYKQLTPAMLGAIVALYEHRVFVEGVVLGINSFDQWGVELGKELAMQLVPMVNGKAPVEGRDGSTMNLINTLKGLGL, from the coding sequence ATGGACGATTGGGCCGCTATACGCGCTCGGGCGCAGATCAGCTCACAGAATCGGATTGCTGATCTATTCGACGATGAAACGCGCGCCGACAGTTTTTCCGTTTCTGTGGAACTCCCCGGAACCGGCCCCGTTTTGTTCGATTATTCCAAAACGAGCATAGACGCCGAAACACGCGAGGCCTTGTTGGCGCTTGTCCAGACGAAAGGTCTGGAATCTCGCCGTGACGCCATGTTTTCGGGTGAAAAGATCAACGAGACCGAGGGGCGTGCCGTGCTGCACACGGCGCTGCGCAATTTGTCAGAGCCCGTCATCGTTGACGGCAAGGACGTCATCCCGGGTGTCCGCGCGACCCTGACCCGGATGGAGGCCTTTGCGCGTGACCTGCGCGATGGCCGGATTCGCGGAACGGGCGGACGCATCACCGATGTCGTGAACATCGGGATCGGCGGCTCCGATCTTGGCCCGGCGATGGCGGCAATTGCCTTGGCACCGTATCACGATGGTCCGCGCATCCATTTCGTCTCGAATATCGACGGCGCCCATATTGGTGACGTTTTGGAAGCGTTGAACCCGGAAACAACCTTGGTGATTGTCGCGTCCAAGACCTTTACCACCATCGAAACCATGACCAATGCCGAAACCGCAAAGGCCTGGATGGCGCGCGCGGTGGCGGAACCGACGCGTCAGTTTGTGGCGCTGTCAACTGCGCTCGACAAGACGACCGCCTTTGGCATTGATCCGGCACGGGTCTTTGGCTTTGAGGACTGGGTCGGCGGGCGTTATTCGATGTGGGGGCCCATCGGCCTGAGCCTGATGATCGCGATCGGGACCGAACATTTCGCAGCGTTCCTGTCCGGTGCCGCCGCCATGGACCAGCATTTCCGCTCGGCCCCCTTGGCGCAGAACATGCCGGTCATGCTGGCGTTGGTGGGCATCTGGCATCGTCAGGTGCTTGGCTACACGACGCGCGCGGTCTTGCCCTATGATCAGCGCCTCTCGCGGCTGCCGGCCTATTTGCAGCAGCTCGAGATGGAATCCAACGGCAAACGGGTTGCCATGGATGGCGAGGATTTGACGGTGCCCTCGGGGCCGATTGTGTTTGGCGAGCCGGGCACCAATGGACAGCACGCGTTTTACCAATTGATCCATCAAGGCACGGATATCGTGCCTTGCGAATTTTTGCTGGCGGCCAAAGGCCACGAACCCGCGTTGAGCCACCAACATCGGTTGCTGGCGGCGAATTGCCTGGCGCAGGCCGAGGCCCTGATGACCGGCCGCTCGCTGGATGAAGCCCGCGCCATGATGCAAGCTGCGGGCCTGTCCGGCGCGGAATTGGAGCGTCAGGCGCGCCACCGGGTCTTTCCCGGCAATCGCCCCTCGACCACGCTGATTTACAAGCAACTGACCCCCGCGATGCTGGGGGCGATTGTCGCGCTTTATGAGCACCGCGTCTTTGTCGAGGGCGTGGTATTGGGCATCAATTCCTTTGACCAATGGGGCGTGGAGCTTGGCAAGGAACTGGCGATGCAACTGGTCCCGATGGTCAATGGCAAAGCGCCGGTCGAGGGGCGCGACGGCTCCACGATGAACTTGATCAACACGTTGAAAGGCCTGGGATTGTAA